A single genomic interval of Persephonella atlantica harbors:
- a CDS encoding TolC family protein, which translates to MKKWVILALFPLFSYGITIDGAVKKALENNLEIRQERINLKKAKIQLKEDKNLFMPEFFLNFSFTSQKDTPYTKIPAGVLPFPLSFKQTEKDFKYFDVGINYPIFTGFSRIEKLNISRLDIDATKYMLSEKENQIISITKKAYLDVLMAKSLVDVYKKQLTAVEKHLERVKEFFKEGLVARIEILQTKVKLSQIKRDLRKAEGEYRVAVERLKNVLNTQEDLSVEPVNFTIPDNISLKNLIEEAYKNRAIIKAVEIKSDETRRYEKIERSSFLPKLFAQAKYFYTDQYPYLDPKENYALTIGLSWKFQGIKPYYASLKLKQDYMKVRLQLLQLKNDIRLQVKAAYERFLTAKENLKLAEDSLSEAEEYYRMTVEQFNNQLATTTDVLDAESMLTAARKGKEISYYQLIKAFVDLEEAVGGSIR; encoded by the coding sequence ATGAAAAAATGGGTTATTCTCGCTTTGTTTCCGCTTTTTTCGTATGGTATTACTATAGATGGAGCTGTTAAAAAAGCACTGGAAAACAATCTTGAAATCAGACAGGAAAGGATAAATCTAAAAAAAGCCAAGATACAGCTAAAAGAGGATAAAAACCTGTTTATGCCTGAGTTTTTTCTTAACTTCTCTTTTACTTCCCAGAAGGACACACCTTACACAAAGATACCTGCAGGTGTACTTCCCTTTCCCCTTTCGTTCAAACAGACTGAGAAGGATTTTAAATATTTTGATGTTGGTATTAATTACCCTATTTTTACCGGCTTTTCAAGGATAGAAAAACTGAATATATCAAGGCTTGATATAGATGCAACTAAATACATGCTGTCAGAAAAAGAAAACCAGATAATATCCATTACAAAAAAGGCTTATTTAGATGTTCTGATGGCCAAAAGTCTTGTTGATGTTTACAAAAAGCAGCTAACTGCAGTGGAGAAACATCTTGAAAGGGTTAAAGAGTTTTTTAAAGAAGGTCTTGTTGCAAGAATTGAGATACTTCAAACAAAAGTGAAACTTTCCCAGATAAAAAGAGATTTAAGAAAAGCTGAAGGAGAGTATAGAGTAGCAGTGGAAAGACTGAAAAATGTTTTAAACACTCAGGAGGATTTATCTGTAGAACCTGTGAACTTTACTATTCCTGACAACATAAGTCTGAAAAATCTTATTGAGGAGGCTTACAAAAATAGAGCTATTATAAAAGCAGTTGAGATAAAGTCAGATGAGACACGAAGATACGAAAAGATAGAACGCTCCTCATTCTTGCCAAAACTGTTTGCACAGGCGAAGTATTTTTACACCGACCAGTATCCATATTTAGACCCTAAAGAAAATTACGCACTTACCATAGGACTGAGCTGGAAGTTTCAGGGAATAAAGCCTTATTACGCATCACTGAAACTGAAACAGGACTATATGAAGGTAAGACTGCAACTTCTCCAGCTGAAAAATGATATCAGACTTCAGGTAAAGGCAGCATATGAGAGATTCCTGACGGCAAAAGAAAATCTGAAATTAGCTGAAGACTCCCTGTCTGAAGCAGAGGAATACTACAGAATGACTGTTGAACAGTTTAATAATCAGCTTGCAACAACCACAGATGTGTTAGATGCAGAAAGCATGCTCACAGCAGCAAGGAAGGGAAAAGAGATTTCTTACTACCAGCTAATAAAAGCATTTGTTGATTTGGAGGAAGCAGTTGGAGGCTCTATCAGATGA
- a CDS encoding ATP-binding cassette domain-containing protein: protein MGLTVKNVSVWYGKKAGIKGASFEAKEGEIVGFIGPDGGGKSSLMHAIAGVVKFEGEIIFKGYSYSSPKQAEKIKDRIGFMPQGIGLVLYPLMSVEEHLNFFTEIRGIKKDEKYWNYREKLLKMAGLHQFQKREAGKLSGGMMQKLSLICTLIHKPQLLILDEPTTGVDPLSRKELWEILDQIRREEGIIAIISTGYMQEAENMDKVLLFDDGKIIGAGRSEELKESIKDYVYVETECTEECFTFHGKTYSLKPLNIPYAEPTLEGIFFVNALKKHGEIPEIKIGERERKITLPDTVLKAKGLTKRFGNFVADDHIDLELKKGEILGLLGANGAGKTTLIKMLLGLYPIDEGELWLLGKKIESYRDRIELKSRIGYVSQRFALYRDMTVRENLLYFANMYQIQASEAVKRIDRFSNWLGFREYLDYLPSELPLGINQRFSVAAAILHEPVVLFLDEPTSGVDPVARAQLWKLIKQLKEKWGISILITTHYMSEAEFCDRIVLLKQGKKIADDTPENLYRKFPEAKSFEDIFIRFYED, encoded by the coding sequence ATGGGATTAACTGTCAAGAATGTTTCCGTCTGGTATGGAAAAAAAGCAGGGATAAAAGGAGCCTCCTTTGAAGCAAAAGAAGGAGAAATAGTAGGATTTATTGGTCCTGATGGTGGAGGAAAAAGCTCCCTCATGCATGCAATTGCAGGGGTTGTAAAGTTTGAAGGGGAAATAATCTTTAAAGGGTACTCTTACAGCTCTCCAAAACAGGCAGAAAAGATAAAAGACCGTATAGGATTTATGCCTCAGGGAATTGGTCTTGTTCTTTATCCACTGATGAGTGTTGAAGAGCATCTAAACTTCTTCACAGAGATAAGAGGGATAAAAAAAGACGAGAAGTACTGGAATTACAGGGAGAAACTTCTCAAGATGGCAGGACTGCATCAGTTCCAGAAAAGAGAAGCAGGAAAGCTCAGCGGTGGTATGATGCAGAAACTATCCCTCATATGCACCCTTATACATAAACCCCAGCTTCTTATATTAGATGAGCCTACAACCGGCGTTGATCCCCTGAGCAGAAAAGAGCTGTGGGAGATATTAGACCAGATCAGGAGAGAAGAGGGAATTATTGCCATTATAAGCACAGGCTACATGCAGGAAGCAGAAAATATGGATAAGGTGTTGCTCTTTGATGACGGAAAAATTATTGGAGCAGGAAGATCTGAGGAGCTAAAGGAGTCTATAAAGGATTATGTGTATGTAGAGACAGAATGCACAGAGGAATGTTTTACATTTCATGGAAAAACATATTCACTTAAACCTCTAAACATTCCCTATGCAGAGCCTACACTTGAGGGGATATTCTTTGTAAATGCTCTGAAAAAACATGGTGAAATACCAGAGATAAAAATCGGAGAGAGGGAAAGGAAAATAACACTGCCTGATACAGTTCTTAAGGCAAAAGGTCTGACAAAAAGATTTGGAAATTTTGTGGCTGACGACCACATTGATTTAGAGCTAAAAAAGGGAGAGATATTAGGTCTTCTTGGAGCTAATGGTGCAGGGAAAACGACCTTAATAAAGATGCTCCTTGGGCTTTATCCTATAGATGAAGGGGAGCTGTGGCTTTTGGGAAAGAAGATAGAAAGTTATAGAGACAGAATAGAGCTAAAAAGCAGGATTGGTTATGTCAGTCAGAGGTTTGCCCTTTACAGGGATATGACAGTAAGGGAAAATCTTCTATATTTTGCAAATATGTACCAGATACAAGCGTCTGAAGCAGTCAAGAGGATAGACAGGTTCTCAAACTGGCTGGGCTTTAGAGAGTATTTAGATTATCTTCCTTCTGAGCTTCCTCTGGGAATAAATCAGAGGTTTTCTGTTGCTGCCGCCATTCTGCATGAACCTGTTGTTCTATTTCTTGACGAGCCTACCAGTGGGGTTGACCCTGTAGCAAGAGCCCAGCTGTGGAAACTGATAAAACAGCTGAAGGAAAAGTGGGGTATATCAATACTGATTACAACCCATTATATGAGTGAGGCTGAGTTTTGCGACAGGATAGTTCTGCTGAAACAGGGGAAAAAAATTGCAGATGATACTCCTGAAAATTTATACAGAAAGTTTCCTGAGGCGAAAAGCTTTGAGGATATATTTATCAGATTTTATGAGGATTGA
- a CDS encoding TetR/AcrR family transcriptional regulator has product MSQSTRERLIKSAIKVFSEKGFFNAKVSDIVRDAGLAQGTFYLYFRSKEEIFLEIVQMIAGQIFGIIEKYSVYEDRPSRIIKLFGREIFKVLYEYREIAYIFFFQVICAGEEFQKIYFNVSQKIRDFYLKKLSTDTQALLKAEILIGFGKRLVEFDMLMENKSFIHIVSRFEDAVDLILGEHR; this is encoded by the coding sequence ATGAGTCAGTCAACAAGAGAGAGGCTTATTAAATCTGCTATTAAAGTCTTTTCAGAAAAAGGCTTTTTCAATGCAAAAGTATCCGATATTGTAAGAGATGCTGGTCTTGCACAGGGAACATTTTATCTGTACTTCAGAAGCAAAGAGGAGATTTTTCTTGAAATAGTTCAGATGATAGCCGGTCAGATATTTGGGATTATAGAAAAGTATTCAGTTTATGAAGATAGACCGTCAAGGATTATAAAGCTGTTTGGAAGGGAAATATTTAAAGTTCTGTATGAGTACAGAGAAATTGCTTACATATTTTTCTTCCAGGTAATATGCGCGGGAGAAGAGTTTCAGAAGATATACTTTAATGTATCACAGAAAATAAGAGATTTTTACCTGAAGAAACTGTCTACAGATACTCAAGCTCTGCTTAAAGCAGAAATACTTATAGGATTTGGAAAGAGGCTGGTTGAGTTTGATATGCTTATGGAAAATAAAAGTTTTATCCATATTGTTTCTCGATTTGAAGATGCTGTTGACCTGATTTTGGGAGAGCACAGATGA
- a CDS encoding DHA2 family efflux MFS transporter permease subunit codes for MEKPIYQRISVWERTLITVIVMLGAFMAILDTTIVDIIVPKITAPLKTDLYGVQWVITAYMMASATMLILAQWLDRNFGLRNVYIFGVALFTVSSFACGMSESLESMVAARVFQGMGEAFIMATAQAILFSVYPPEKKGLAMGIFGLGVSFAPSLGPTLGGYITEYINWRWVFFINIPFGILTVILALFYLPETSLIREKTRLNFISFGLLSTFTVTTLIILSKGQQLGWFMSDFIVYLTIVAVFSLLFYILSEMISKNPLIDFSIFKIKEYFVGFFIFFLLLGFSMYQVFYLLPLYFERLKGLSTFDAGLHILVFAVFIAMFSPIAGMLSDRIGEKKVLYGAIVIYLIASLYFLPRLEYFTPNVQAALMTIPLGVALGMFFAPVTTLALRKLGDRTSLGTGLLHYSRFIGGSFGTAIATNDLYRFGYEHFEGINNTQSLTYVMQMKEKFIHIFSQFTFLEKAEKLANALIYKMQYLYSMNWSFQDTFFVAGLYGLLGSLPVLILIYYDLFVRRKE; via the coding sequence ATGGAAAAGCCTATATATCAGCGAATTTCTGTCTGGGAAAGAACACTGATAACTGTTATTGTTATGCTTGGGGCATTTATGGCCATATTAGACACAACTATTGTTGACATAATCGTCCCTAAAATAACAGCTCCCCTGAAAACAGACCTTTACGGTGTCCAGTGGGTAATAACAGCTTACATGATGGCTTCAGCAACGATGCTGATACTTGCCCAGTGGTTAGACAGAAACTTTGGACTGAGGAATGTTTATATATTTGGTGTGGCACTTTTTACAGTTTCTTCCTTTGCCTGCGGTATGTCAGAGAGCCTTGAGAGTATGGTTGCTGCAAGGGTTTTTCAGGGAATGGGAGAGGCATTCATAATGGCAACAGCTCAGGCTATTCTTTTTTCTGTTTATCCTCCTGAAAAAAAAGGCTTAGCAATGGGTATATTTGGTCTTGGGGTCAGTTTTGCCCCTTCCCTTGGGCCTACGCTGGGTGGATACATTACAGAATACATAAACTGGCGGTGGGTATTTTTTATTAACATTCCTTTTGGTATTTTGACAGTAATTCTGGCACTGTTTTATCTACCAGAGACAAGTCTCATAAGGGAAAAGACAAGACTGAACTTTATATCCTTTGGACTTCTTTCAACATTTACAGTCACAACACTGATAATTCTCTCTAAAGGACAGCAGCTTGGATGGTTTATGTCAGATTTTATCGTTTATCTGACAATTGTTGCCGTTTTTTCCCTGCTGTTTTACATCCTGTCAGAGATGATTTCCAAAAATCCTCTGATAGATTTTTCTATCTTTAAGATAAAAGAGTATTTTGTGGGGTTTTTTATATTTTTCTTACTTCTTGGTTTTTCTATGTATCAGGTTTTTTATCTGCTTCCCCTCTATTTTGAGAGGTTAAAGGGTCTTTCAACATTTGATGCAGGTCTTCACATTCTTGTTTTTGCTGTTTTTATAGCTATGTTTTCACCTATTGCAGGAATGCTGTCTGACAGAATTGGAGAGAAAAAGGTTCTGTATGGAGCAATTGTTATATACCTGATTGCTTCACTGTACTTTCTGCCCAGACTGGAATACTTTACACCAAATGTTCAGGCAGCACTGATGACAATACCACTGGGAGTAGCACTGGGAATGTTTTTTGCTCCTGTCACAACACTTGCCTTGAGAAAGTTAGGAGACAGAACGTCTTTAGGAACAGGTCTGCTCCATTACTCCCGGTTTATCGGAGGCTCTTTTGGAACAGCTATTGCTACTAACGACCTTTACAGGTTTGGTTATGAGCATTTTGAGGGAATAAACAACACCCAGAGCCTTACGTATGTGATGCAGATGAAAGAAAAGTTTATACATATCTTTTCCCAGTTCACATTTTTGGAAAAAGCTGAAAAGTTGGCCAATGCACTTATCTATAAAATGCAGTATCTTTACAGTATGAACTGGTCTTTTCAGGACACATTTTTTGTTGCAGGGCTTTATGGACTGCTTGGCTCACTTCCAGTTTTGATACTGATATACTATGACTTGTTTGTAAGGAGAAAAGAATGA
- a CDS encoding CBS domain-containing protein has product MQVIFLAEGADLDALSTAYGITKLYPESRILLPGAVSSSFRVAVKRFEKILKNKTIKKENLKTVSTLFLADTNNYQLAMKNLSSYTDENTQIIIYDHHPIRKKLPENVIKKIKKTGAATTIVVGEIKRKKIPLSPEEATLLALGIYEDTGSFTYATTTEKDMKTAAFLLKKGADLETIKSIIEERIDYEQISVIHQLIENIQYFLLKTQKIIFTFAYSDRYIPDISGFLHMIKPLQEADAFFVLINEKGKTSIIARSKNKKIDVGKIMSFLGGGGHIYAASATVKGMTVQEIKGYIEGLLLGEAYRNKKIEEFMSEEIILIEKDQTIEEVIEKADKAPVLFVVDKNGKFTGIVLSRVIKEGLKHGVKKAKVENFTIDSVITFQPQTTIAQAEKIISQSSQEYFPVIEKGKPVGVINRTYIIKVLHGQIFDAEKDIFISRERIKPKFLNFEKKIKKYIPQHILNHLIQIGRVSSYMGFNSFVVGGIVRDIVLGKKNLDIDIIVEGDAIELARRYAKEKSLPVHTFEEFMTAQITLETGEKIDLATARKETYTHPGAYPKVEKASIKEDLYRRDFTINTLAIDITEGRFGILVDYFNGLKDIKDRMIRVLHQLSFIEDPIRILRALRFAGRLGFKLGKPTEKLLKLAVDENMLELAPSGRINLELSYSLNEDRVVDILLLMDRYRVLHSLIPEFYMDEKREELLSRLRDTIISFEMFFEIKIDRVSNYLLALLYHLPFELSYRFLEKYHFHKAVKFFEEYYEVKDLFKELPQKDSELYKKIKFIKKDVLAFISASSDIELSERIIRILKKEEERNLLLSGKDLKKLGIPPSSLYRKILDDVFKKYLDGEIKNKEEALKYVKTKYLSN; this is encoded by the coding sequence TTGCAAGTTATTTTCCTTGCAGAAGGAGCAGATTTAGATGCTCTCTCAACAGCTTACGGTATAACCAAACTATACCCTGAAAGCAGAATACTCCTTCCGGGAGCAGTCTCATCAAGCTTTCGTGTTGCAGTGAAAAGATTTGAAAAAATCCTGAAGAATAAAACGATAAAAAAGGAAAACCTGAAAACCGTGTCCACACTATTTCTTGCAGATACAAATAACTATCAGCTTGCTATGAAAAACCTGAGCAGTTACACAGATGAAAACACACAGATTATCATATATGACCATCACCCTATCAGAAAAAAATTGCCGGAAAATGTGATAAAAAAGATAAAAAAAACAGGAGCAGCCACAACTATTGTGGTAGGAGAGATAAAGAGAAAAAAAATCCCCCTTTCACCAGAAGAAGCAACACTCCTTGCCTTGGGCATCTATGAAGATACAGGAAGTTTTACATATGCGACAACAACAGAAAAAGATATGAAGACGGCAGCATTTTTACTAAAGAAAGGAGCAGACCTTGAAACAATAAAAAGCATCATAGAAGAAAGGATTGACTACGAGCAGATATCTGTAATACATCAGCTTATAGAAAACATACAGTACTTTCTTCTAAAAACCCAGAAGATTATATTTACCTTTGCCTATTCTGACAGATACATACCGGATATATCGGGATTTTTACATATGATTAAGCCACTTCAGGAAGCCGATGCATTTTTTGTCCTGATAAACGAAAAGGGAAAAACCAGCATCATCGCCCGTTCAAAGAACAAAAAAATAGATGTTGGGAAGATAATGTCATTCCTTGGAGGTGGAGGACACATCTATGCAGCAAGTGCAACAGTCAAAGGAATGACAGTTCAGGAGATTAAAGGTTATATTGAAGGTCTTCTCCTTGGTGAGGCTTACAGAAATAAAAAGATTGAAGAGTTTATGTCTGAGGAGATTATCCTTATAGAAAAAGACCAGACCATTGAAGAGGTGATAGAAAAAGCAGATAAAGCCCCTGTTCTCTTCGTTGTTGACAAAAACGGAAAGTTCACAGGGATAGTTCTGTCAAGAGTGATAAAGGAAGGATTAAAACACGGCGTCAAAAAAGCAAAGGTAGAAAACTTTACAATAGACAGCGTTATCACTTTTCAGCCTCAGACCACCATTGCACAGGCAGAAAAGATAATATCCCAGTCATCGCAGGAGTACTTCCCTGTAATAGAAAAAGGGAAACCTGTAGGTGTAATAAACAGAACGTACATAATAAAAGTCCTTCACGGTCAGATTTTTGATGCAGAAAAGGATATATTCATATCAAGGGAGAGGATAAAACCAAAGTTTCTAAACTTTGAGAAGAAAATAAAAAAGTACATTCCGCAGCATATATTAAACCACCTTATCCAGATAGGTAGAGTCTCCTCCTATATGGGATTTAACAGCTTTGTGGTAGGTGGAATAGTGAGGGACATTGTCCTCGGCAAGAAAAATTTAGACATTGATATCATCGTTGAAGGAGATGCCATTGAGCTTGCCAGAAGATACGCAAAAGAAAAAAGTCTACCTGTTCATACATTTGAGGAATTTATGACAGCCCAGATAACATTGGAAACAGGTGAAAAAATAGACCTTGCAACAGCACGAAAAGAAACCTACACACATCCGGGAGCATACCCAAAAGTTGAAAAAGCCAGCATAAAAGAAGACCTGTACAGGAGAGACTTTACGATAAACACACTGGCAATAGATATAACAGAAGGTAGATTTGGGATATTAGTTGATTACTTTAACGGACTTAAAGACATAAAAGACAGAATGATAAGGGTTCTGCACCAGCTAAGCTTTATAGAAGACCCTATAAGAATATTGAGGGCATTAAGATTTGCAGGGAGGCTGGGCTTTAAACTTGGAAAGCCTACAGAAAAGCTTCTAAAATTAGCTGTTGATGAAAATATGTTAGAGCTTGCACCATCTGGAAGGATTAACCTTGAACTTAGCTACTCACTAAATGAAGACAGAGTTGTGGATATACTTCTGCTTATGGACAGATATAGAGTCCTGCACAGCCTCATTCCAGAGTTTTATATGGATGAAAAAAGGGAAGAACTTTTGAGCAGGCTGAGGGATACTATCATATCTTTTGAGATGTTCTTTGAGATAAAGATAGACAGAGTGTCTAACTATCTCCTTGCCCTTTTATACCATCTGCCTTTTGAACTGTCCTACAGATTTCTTGAAAAGTATCACTTTCACAAAGCAGTAAAATTTTTTGAAGAGTACTATGAAGTAAAAGACCTGTTTAAAGAACTGCCCCAAAAAGACTCAGAGCTTTACAAAAAGATAAAGTTTATAAAGAAAGATGTTTTAGCATTTATATCTGCATCTTCAGATATTGAGCTGTCAGAGAGGATTATAAGAATACTGAAAAAAGAGGAAGAGAGAAATCTTCTCCTTTCAGGAAAAGACCTGAAAAAGTTAGGCATTCCACCATCTTCTCTATACAGAAAAATATTAGATGATGTGTTCAAAAAGTATTTAGATGGAGAGATAAAAAACAAGGAAGAAGCATTAAAGTACGTCAAAACAAAATATTTATCAAATTAA
- a CDS encoding HlyD family secretion protein yields MKNKVGIGIVLLLIVVFAVIAFRWVKHRMEYAITDAVFVESDSMANLSFYRVKGKIVKMFKREGDYVKKGEVIAQIDDRDYRLKLQQINAQIQSLKQKKESLNSKLSKIKSQIDIKIKQAKLTKEQVTSSIKALEEQKKEVSLQIELIQKDRERFKNLLGKGLIPQRKFEQIDTQYKVLIHRRNYIDKKIAQMRVQLKKADESILLAYTERKSIEELKKQIKSVDRQIDALEKEAEDVKNLISYTRLISPYSGYIAKKFVSEGEVVPSGRPVYSIVPENSLYILVLLEETKLKGVKVGSEANIYIDAFPDKTFKGKVFEINPATAAKFALVPRDVTAGEFTKVAQRIPVKIKITEGDTSILKVGLGGEVEIRKSRD; encoded by the coding sequence ATGAAAAACAAGGTGGGCATAGGGATTGTCCTTCTTCTGATTGTTGTTTTTGCTGTTATTGCTTTTAGATGGGTGAAGCACAGAATGGAGTATGCCATAACAGATGCTGTTTTTGTTGAGTCAGACTCTATGGCAAATCTGTCTTTTTACAGAGTGAAAGGAAAAATAGTCAAAATGTTTAAAAGAGAAGGAGATTATGTAAAAAAAGGAGAAGTTATAGCCCAGATAGATGACAGGGACTACAGGCTGAAACTTCAGCAGATAAACGCTCAGATACAGTCCCTGAAGCAAAAAAAAGAGTCTCTAAATAGTAAGCTTTCAAAGATAAAAAGCCAGATAGATATAAAAATAAAACAGGCAAAGCTAACAAAAGAGCAGGTTACTTCTTCCATCAAAGCCTTAGAAGAGCAAAAGAAGGAAGTGTCCCTTCAGATAGAGCTTATTCAAAAAGATAGGGAGAGATTTAAAAATCTTCTTGGTAAAGGTTTAATCCCACAGAGAAAGTTTGAACAGATAGACACCCAGTATAAGGTATTAATTCACAGGAGAAACTATATAGACAAAAAGATTGCACAGATGAGAGTGCAGCTTAAAAAAGCAGATGAGAGCATACTCCTTGCATACACAGAAAGAAAAAGTATTGAGGAGCTGAAAAAGCAGATAAAAAGTGTTGACAGACAGATAGATGCCCTTGAGAAAGAGGCTGAAGACGTGAAAAATCTTATCAGTTATACCCGTCTTATCTCTCCTTACAGCGGTTATATAGCAAAAAAGTTTGTCAGTGAAGGGGAAGTTGTTCCATCAGGAAGACCTGTTTACTCTATAGTTCCAGAAAACTCTCTTTATATCTTAGTTCTCCTTGAAGAAACCAAGCTAAAAGGTGTGAAGGTTGGTAGTGAGGCAAACATATACATAGATGCATTTCCAGACAAAACTTTTAAAGGGAAAGTGTTTGAGATAAATCCAGCAACAGCTGCCAAGTTTGCCCTTGTTCCCAGAGATGTAACTGCTGGTGAGTTTACAAAAGTAGCCCAGAGAATTCCTGTAAAGATAAAGATAACAGAAGGAGATACCTCTATCCTTAAGGTAGGTCTGGGAGGAGAAGTGGAGATAAGAAAAAGCAGGGATTAG
- a CDS encoding HlyD family secretion protein, giving the protein MNFIKKYWLGIVVGALFLFAVYLIYLKLSPKELPPNLVAGVGRIDGDLILLSSKYPGKIIKILVSEGDSVYKGQVVAQLESDEYTAQLKSIEAQIKAKKRQLRAKEIQLKITEETLPEDVKKAVQFINAQEAMLKELEKSIDTLEKVVSQDRKDYRRIQNLYKKNLVSEKKLEEIKLKLETDINRLKSLYDKKSQITAKIKASQSSLKQSKSVLKKIQALKEEIEAVKSVINSLKANKEQIEAVISSLSIKSPVSGYVVDKLRNEGEVVSAGMPIITVIDPSQLYLKIYVDTIHNGKIKIGDRAVIFLDAYPDRPISAEVVKIAKRAEFTPKEVAVREDRIQRVYAVHIKPLKPQPLFKLGLPAIGIISLDGKGLPKSLKDIPEI; this is encoded by the coding sequence ATGAACTTTATCAAAAAATACTGGCTGGGTATTGTTGTTGGAGCTCTCTTCCTTTTTGCAGTGTATCTTATTTATCTCAAACTCAGTCCCAAAGAGCTCCCACCAAATTTGGTTGCAGGGGTGGGAAGAATTGATGGAGACCTGATACTCCTCTCTTCCAAATATCCGGGAAAAATAATAAAAATCTTAGTTTCAGAAGGAGACAGTGTATATAAAGGTCAGGTTGTTGCCCAGCTTGAAAGTGATGAGTACACAGCACAGCTTAAGAGCATAGAAGCCCAGATTAAAGCAAAAAAAAGACAGCTAAGAGCAAAAGAGATACAGCTAAAAATAACAGAAGAAACCCTTCCTGAAGACGTAAAAAAAGCAGTCCAGTTTATAAATGCTCAGGAAGCAATGCTGAAAGAGCTTGAAAAAAGTATAGATACTCTTGAAAAAGTGGTAAGCCAGGACAGGAAGGATTACCGGAGGATACAGAATTTATACAAGAAAAATCTTGTATCAGAGAAAAAACTTGAAGAGATAAAGCTGAAGTTAGAGACGGACATAAACAGATTAAAATCACTCTATGATAAAAAAAGCCAGATAACAGCAAAGATAAAGGCCTCCCAGAGCAGTCTGAAGCAGTCAAAATCTGTACTGAAAAAGATTCAGGCTCTAAAAGAAGAGATAGAAGCAGTAAAGAGTGTTATAAATTCTCTGAAGGCAAATAAAGAGCAGATAGAAGCAGTAATCTCCAGTCTGAGCATAAAATCTCCTGTCAGTGGATATGTCGTTGACAAATTGAGAAACGAGGGAGAGGTTGTTTCTGCTGGTATGCCTATTATAACTGTGATTGACCCGTCACAGCTTTATCTGAAAATATATGTTGACACTATTCACAATGGAAAGATAAAAATAGGAGACAGGGCTGTCATATTTTTAGATGCATATCCTGACAGACCTATATCTGCAGAAGTTGTAAAGATTGCAAAAAGAGCAGAATTTACTCCCAAAGAGGTTGCAGTAAGAGAAGACAGAATACAGAGAGTTTATGCGGTGCACATAAAACCATTAAAACCTCAGCCGTTGTTTAAGCTTGGCCTTCCAGCAATTGGGATAATATCGTTAGACGGAAAAGGCCTCCCAAAAAGCCTTAAAGACATTCCAGAGATTTAA